Proteins from a genomic interval of Mycobacterium conspicuum:
- a CDS encoding FAD-dependent oxidoreductase, translating to MTAGRSTTCAIAGGGPAGMILGLLLARAGVEVTVFEKHADFLRDFRGDTVHPVTLRLLDELGLFPRFDALPHSKFEKAEFDINGRQVTFVDFRRLRLPHRYIALVPQWDLLDLLAAAGKNEPTFTLRMQTEVTGLLRDGDTITGVRYQGPDGPGELAADLTVGCDGRTSTVRREAGLTAREYTVPFDVGWFRLDSKQEIKYQLTPRTSPTLTLLLIPREGYFQAGCFLPKGGEQQLHARGFDAFRAQVADLVPEASVENLTSWDDVKVLDVRVNRLRRWYTNGLLCIGDAAHAMSPAGGVGINLAIADAVAAARLLAEPLRNHRVTADDLAAVQKRRNLPAVITQAVQQVAGRLLIPVVLRGNIKPPPPVVTNAVARLFSWIPSLAVIPAYAIGVGLRPEQAPEFARRSPDG from the coding sequence ATGACCGCGGGCCGATCCACCACCTGCGCCATCGCCGGCGGTGGCCCGGCCGGAATGATCCTCGGGCTGTTGCTGGCTCGCGCCGGCGTCGAAGTCACCGTGTTCGAGAAGCACGCCGACTTCCTTCGTGATTTTCGCGGCGACACCGTGCACCCGGTCACCCTGCGCCTGCTCGACGAGCTGGGTTTGTTTCCCCGTTTCGACGCCCTGCCGCACAGCAAGTTCGAAAAGGCCGAGTTCGACATCAACGGGCGGCAGGTCACCTTCGTCGACTTCCGCCGCCTGCGCCTGCCTCATCGCTATATCGCGTTGGTGCCCCAGTGGGATCTCCTCGACCTGCTCGCCGCGGCCGGCAAGAACGAACCCACGTTCACCTTGCGTATGCAAACCGAGGTGACCGGGCTGCTGCGCGACGGTGACACCATCACCGGTGTGCGCTACCAGGGACCCGACGGGCCCGGCGAACTAGCCGCGGACCTCACGGTGGGCTGCGACGGCCGCACCTCGACCGTGCGCCGCGAAGCGGGCCTGACAGCGCGTGAATACACGGTGCCGTTCGATGTCGGATGGTTTCGGCTCGACTCCAAGCAAGAAATCAAATACCAACTCACCCCGCGTACTTCACCGACCCTAACCCTTTTGCTGATACCGCGGGAGGGATACTTCCAGGCCGGATGCTTCCTGCCGAAGGGCGGCGAGCAGCAATTGCACGCCCGCGGGTTCGACGCCTTCCGTGCCCAGGTGGCCGATCTGGTGCCCGAAGCCTCGGTGGAGAACCTCACCTCGTGGGACGACGTCAAAGTCCTTGACGTGCGGGTGAATCGGCTCCGCCGGTGGTACACAAACGGACTCTTGTGCATTGGCGACGCCGCCCACGCCATGTCCCCGGCCGGCGGGGTCGGCATCAACCTGGCGATCGCCGACGCCGTCGCCGCGGCACGACTTCTCGCCGAGCCGCTGCGGAATCATCGCGTCACCGCAGACGATCTGGCCGCGGTTCAAAAACGCCGAAACCTTCCCGCTGTCATCACGCAGGCGGTGCAACAGGTGGCGGGGCGCCTCCTCATCCCCGTCGTGCTGCGCGGCAATATCAAGCCGCCGCCGCCCGTCGTCACCAATGCCGTCGCAAGGCTTTTCAGCTGGATACCCTCGCTGGCCGTCATCCCCGCCTACGCCATCGGCGTCGGCCTACGCCCCGAACAGGCCCCGGAATTCGCGCGCCGCAGCCCGGACGGCTAG
- a CDS encoding fatty acid desaturase family protein: protein MAITDVDAFAHLTDADIESLAVELDAIRQDIEDSRGERDARYIRRTIAAQRTLEVAGRVLLAASSRRSAWWAGAVTLGVAKIVENMEIGHNVMHGQWDWMNDPEIHSSTWEWDMSGSSKHWRYTHNFVHHKYTNILGMDDDVGYGMLRVTRDQRWKRFNILNLVWNTLLATLFEWGVGLQHVEIGKILKKRMDHEDARQRIDEFLAKAGRQVFKDYIAFPALTVLSPGATYRSTVTANAVANVIRNVWANAVIFCGHFPDGAEKFTKTDMIGETKGQWYLRQMLGSANFEAGPVLRFMSGNLCHQIEHHLYPDLPSNRLHEISVRVRAVCDKYDLPYTTGSFLVQYAKTWRTLAKLSLPNKYLTDDTDNAPETRSERMFAELQPGFAGVDATTGRRRGLKTAIATVRAWRRQKRAAATRVSDARDGLAA from the coding sequence GTGGCGATCACCGACGTCGACGCATTCGCGCATCTGACGGACGCCGACATCGAGAGCCTGGCCGTTGAGCTGGACGCTATCCGCCAGGACATCGAAGACTCGCGCGGCGAACGCGACGCGCGCTACATCCGACGCACCATCGCGGCGCAGCGAACCCTAGAGGTGGCCGGCCGGGTGCTGCTGGCCGCCAGTTCACGACGCTCGGCCTGGTGGGCCGGCGCCGTCACCCTGGGGGTGGCCAAGATCGTCGAGAACATGGAAATCGGCCACAACGTCATGCACGGCCAGTGGGACTGGATGAACGACCCCGAGATTCACTCCTCGACGTGGGAGTGGGACATGAGCGGGTCGTCCAAGCACTGGCGATACACCCACAACTTCGTGCACCACAAGTACACCAACATCCTCGGGATGGACGACGACGTCGGCTACGGCATGCTGCGCGTCACCCGCGACCAGCGCTGGAAGCGCTTCAACATCTTGAACCTGGTGTGGAACACCTTGCTGGCCACCCTGTTTGAGTGGGGCGTCGGGCTGCAGCACGTGGAGATCGGCAAGATCCTCAAGAAGCGGATGGATCACGAGGATGCGCGGCAACGGATCGACGAGTTCCTGGCCAAGGCCGGCCGACAGGTGTTCAAGGACTACATCGCCTTCCCCGCGCTGACCGTGCTGTCGCCGGGCGCGACCTACCGGTCCACGGTGACGGCCAACGCGGTTGCCAATGTGATCCGCAACGTGTGGGCCAATGCCGTCATCTTCTGCGGCCATTTCCCTGATGGCGCAGAGAAATTCACCAAGACCGACATGATCGGCGAGACCAAGGGGCAGTGGTACCTGCGGCAGATGCTGGGCAGCGCCAACTTCGAGGCCGGACCGGTGCTGCGGTTCATGAGTGGCAACCTGTGCCACCAGATCGAGCATCATCTGTATCCCGACTTGCCGAGCAACCGCCTGCACGAGATCTCGGTGCGGGTGCGCGCGGTGTGCGACAAATACGACTTGCCTTACACCACAGGCTCTTTCCTGGTGCAGTACGCCAAGACGTGGCGCACGCTGGCCAAGCTGTCGTTGCCGAACAAGTATCTGACCGACGACACCGACAACGCGCCGGAGACCCGCAGCGAGCGGATGTTCGCCGAGCTGCAGCCCGGTTTCGCCGGCGTCGATGCCACCACGGGACGTCGCCGCGGGCTGAAGACCGCGATCGCCACCGTGCGCGCGTGGCGGCGTCAAAAGCGCGCCGCGGCAACGCGAGTCAGTGACGCGCGGGACGGCCTGGCCGCCTAA
- a CDS encoding SDR family NAD(P)-dependent oxidoreductase yields the protein MDRVAVITGASRGIGAATALALAQNGFRVVVNYRSSAEEADAVVRAAAAAGGQAVAIRADVTAPDDVAALFEQTEQRWGRVDVLVHNALIPYDVTSFADLSWEQLGGKLNRELHAAYLVTKAVVPGMVSRNYGRLIFLTTILSRRPRQGMITIGTAKAAMDQFVRYVALELAPQGITANLVSPATVADTAASGLLKDEELRQIAAANPMGRNVRPDEIAKAVAFLASEDSGFITGHCVEINGGLAMD from the coding sequence ATGGATCGTGTCGCGGTGATCACCGGGGCCAGCCGTGGAATCGGCGCGGCGACCGCACTGGCCCTCGCGCAGAACGGATTTCGGGTCGTCGTCAACTACCGATCCAGTGCCGAGGAAGCCGACGCCGTGGTGCGGGCGGCGGCTGCGGCCGGTGGCCAGGCCGTGGCGATCCGGGCCGACGTCACCGCACCAGACGACGTCGCCGCGTTGTTTGAGCAAACCGAACAACGGTGGGGCCGAGTCGACGTGTTGGTGCACAACGCGTTAATTCCTTACGATGTAACGTCGTTCGCCGATCTCAGCTGGGAGCAGCTCGGCGGCAAGCTGAACAGAGAGCTGCACGCGGCTTACCTGGTGACCAAAGCCGTTGTGCCAGGCATGGTTTCCCGGAACTACGGCCGGCTTATCTTTCTCACCACGATCCTGTCCCGCCGGCCCAGGCAAGGCATGATCACCATCGGAACGGCCAAGGCCGCGATGGACCAGTTCGTCCGGTACGTGGCACTCGAGCTGGCGCCGCAGGGGATCACCGCCAACCTTGTCTCGCCCGCCACGGTGGCCGACACGGCGGCGAGCGGGCTGTTGAAGGACGAAGAGTTGCGACAAATTGCCGCGGCCAATCCCATGGGGCGCAACGTTCGTCCCGACGAGATCGCCAAGGCGGTGGCTTTTTTGGCGAGTGAGGATTCCGGGTTCATCACCGGCCACTGCGTGGAGATCAACGGCGGCCTGGCCATGGATTGA
- a CDS encoding AMP-binding protein, whose product MTKQSLPAMLRQCVNLQPDGTAFTFIDYEQDWAGAGETLTWLQLYRRVLNVAHELRLCASAGDRALILAPQGIDYIVAFLGALQARLVAVPLLVPLGGASDERVVSVLRDASPTVILTTAVAMGDVVAHVSAAPGESAPSIIEVDRLDRDARRQDEARDDDYPATAYLQYTSGSTRQPAGVMMSYQNLLANFSQLMAGYFADRGGVAPVDSTVVSWLPFYHDMGLFLGVCAPILGGFRAVLTSPMAFLQRPARWIQLMASNSHVFSAAPNFAYELTARKTSDDDMAGLDLGGVHSIISGSERVHPATLKRFADRFGRFNLRAEALRPSYGLAEATVYVAASSAGEPPKVVHFDSDELSAGNAKRCPGPDGTALVSYRLLPSPAVRIVDPETQTECPEGTVAEIWVHGDNVTDGYWNRPTETERTFGGTLLAPSPGTPEGPWLRTGDLGFVSEGDLFVIGRIKDLLIVYGRNHSPDDIEATIQEITRGRCVAIAVPDHDIEQLVAIIELKMWGESEQDASGRLGIVKREVISAISTSHGLSVADLVMVSPGSIPITTSGKVRRAECAQRYRDGEFCRLDA is encoded by the coding sequence TTGACGAAGCAGTCCCTTCCTGCAATGTTGCGCCAGTGCGTCAATCTGCAGCCTGATGGCACGGCGTTCACTTTCATTGATTACGAGCAGGATTGGGCCGGTGCTGGCGAAACCCTGACTTGGTTGCAGTTGTACCGGCGAGTGCTGAACGTCGCACATGAACTCAGGCTTTGCGCATCGGCTGGCGACCGCGCTTTGATATTGGCGCCGCAGGGCATTGACTACATCGTTGCTTTTCTGGGCGCATTGCAGGCCAGGCTTGTCGCGGTTCCGCTGCTGGTGCCGCTGGGTGGCGCCAGCGACGAACGCGTTGTTTCCGTCCTGCGCGACGCGTCACCGACTGTCATCCTCACGACAGCTGTGGCCATGGGCGATGTCGTCGCGCACGTTTCCGCGGCTCCCGGTGAATCCGCACCATCGATCATCGAAGTGGATCGGCTCGATCGGGATGCTCGCCGACAAGACGAAGCCCGTGACGATGACTATCCGGCCACCGCGTACTTGCAGTACACGTCCGGGTCGACCCGCCAACCGGCCGGGGTCATGATGTCCTATCAGAACCTGCTCGCCAATTTCTCGCAGCTGATGGCCGGCTACTTCGCCGACCGCGGCGGCGTCGCGCCAGTGGACTCGACTGTCGTGTCGTGGCTGCCGTTCTATCACGACATGGGCCTATTTCTGGGTGTTTGCGCGCCGATCCTCGGCGGGTTTCGGGCCGTGCTCACCAGCCCGATGGCGTTCCTGCAGCGTCCGGCTCGGTGGATTCAGTTGATGGCCAGCAACTCTCACGTCTTCTCGGCGGCACCGAACTTCGCCTACGAATTGACGGCACGCAAGACATCAGACGACGACATGGCCGGGCTTGATCTCGGCGGCGTGCACAGCATCATCAGCGGCAGCGAACGAGTACATCCCGCAACGCTGAAACGCTTCGCCGACCGGTTTGGCCGATTCAACCTGCGCGCCGAGGCGTTACGCCCCTCCTACGGGCTGGCGGAAGCGACGGTGTACGTGGCGGCCAGCAGCGCCGGTGAGCCACCGAAGGTCGTTCACTTCGACTCCGACGAACTTTCCGCCGGCAATGCCAAGCGTTGTCCAGGACCGGACGGGACGGCGCTGGTCAGTTACCGCTTGCTGCCGTCGCCGGCCGTGCGGATCGTCGATCCGGAGACCCAGACCGAGTGTCCGGAAGGAACGGTCGCCGAGATCTGGGTGCACGGCGACAACGTCACCGACGGCTATTGGAACAGGCCGACCGAGACCGAACGCACCTTCGGCGGAACGCTTCTCGCTCCATCGCCCGGGACGCCGGAAGGGCCTTGGCTGCGAACCGGAGACCTGGGCTTCGTCTCGGAGGGCGACCTATTCGTCATCGGCCGCATCAAGGATCTGTTGATCGTCTACGGGCGCAACCATTCTCCCGACGACATCGAGGCGACGATCCAGGAGATCACCCGCGGCCGGTGCGTGGCGATCGCGGTTCCCGACCATGATATCGAGCAGCTGGTGGCCATCATCGAACTCAAGATGTGGGGCGAGTCTGAGCAAGACGCGTCGGGCAGGCTGGGCATCGTCAAACGCGAAGTCATCTCGGCGATATCGACCTCGCACGGCCTGAGCGTGGCGGACCTCGTCATGGTGTCTCCCGGCTCGATTCCCATCACCACAAGCGGGAAGGTGAGGCGTGCCGAGTGTGCACAGCGATACCGAGACGGCGAGTTCTGCCGCTTAGACGCATAG
- a CDS encoding DUF5994 family protein encodes MVRRCQANSVRLSVSAQLGHEIDGAWWPHADRITNELPNLVAALTPLLGDINSINVNWSPLQRPPDLNWRGWEHKRQHVMTLCGTDHVANLLVISYATHSALAIMLMRCAANLPIDIADRDKPAFRTAGSILRAAQLQRAVAAARGRS; translated from the coding sequence ATGGTGCGAAGATGCCAAGCGAACTCCGTCCGGCTATCGGTGTCTGCCCAGCTCGGGCACGAGATCGACGGCGCGTGGTGGCCACACGCAGATCGCATCACCAATGAGTTGCCGAATCTTGTCGCGGCCCTGACTCCCTTGCTCGGTGACATCAACTCGATCAATGTGAACTGGTCGCCGCTGCAACGGCCACCCGACCTGAACTGGCGGGGATGGGAACACAAGCGCCAGCACGTCATGACGCTCTGCGGCACGGATCATGTCGCTAACCTGCTGGTCATCTCGTACGCGACGCACAGCGCGCTGGCCATCATGCTGATGCGCTGCGCCGCCAATTTGCCGATTGACATCGCTGACCGCGACAAACCCGCGTTTCGCACCGCGGGCTCGATTTTGCGGGCCGCCCAGCTGCAACGTGCCGTTGCCGCGGCTCGGGGCCGGTCATGA
- a CDS encoding zinc-binding dehydrogenase — protein MTAADLPDSALELRSLVTSQGTLELTLIDVEIPPLTDNQVLVRVEASPINPSDLGVLVAGADMSTASVTGTPDRPSVTAAVPTEALKGLSARLDVPLPVGNEGAGTVVAAGSSPAAQDLLGKLVGIAGGGMYAQYRVVHAAACLVLPEGATAKDGASSFVNPLTALGMLETMRREGHSALVHTAAASNLGQMLVKLCLKDGVPLVNVVRKPDQEDLLRSLGAVHVCNSASPTFSTELVAALKATSATLAFDATGGGTLASQILSGMEEAASADAAEYSRYGSSVHKQVYIYGGLDTSPTILTRNYGMAWGVGGWLLTPFLAGLGPDDLARLRGRVAAELTTTFASAYNREVSLAGMLRPDAFHAYLKRATGEKFLVTPQANP, from the coding sequence ATGACCGCAGCGGATTTGCCCGACAGTGCACTGGAACTGCGTTCATTGGTGACGTCGCAGGGCACACTCGAGCTCACACTGATCGACGTCGAAATTCCACCCCTGACCGATAACCAGGTGCTGGTGCGGGTGGAAGCCTCCCCGATCAACCCGTCGGACCTGGGCGTCCTGGTTGCGGGCGCGGACATGTCGACCGCTTCGGTCACCGGCACGCCGGACCGCCCAAGCGTCACCGCAGCGGTGCCCACAGAGGCGCTGAAGGGGCTCTCGGCGCGGCTGGACGTACCGCTTCCGGTGGGCAATGAGGGCGCTGGCACCGTGGTGGCGGCCGGCTCATCCCCGGCGGCCCAGGACCTGCTCGGCAAGCTCGTGGGGATCGCGGGCGGCGGCATGTATGCGCAGTATCGGGTGGTCCATGCCGCCGCGTGTCTGGTGCTGCCCGAGGGGGCGACGGCGAAGGACGGAGCCTCGTCGTTTGTCAATCCGCTGACCGCACTCGGAATGCTGGAAACCATGCGCCGCGAAGGTCATTCGGCCCTGGTGCACACGGCGGCTGCGTCGAATCTCGGCCAGATGCTCGTCAAGCTCTGCCTCAAGGACGGGGTGCCGCTGGTCAACGTCGTCCGCAAGCCCGACCAAGAGGACTTGTTAAGGTCGCTCGGCGCCGTGCATGTGTGCAACTCGGCATCACCGACGTTCTCGACCGAGCTTGTCGCCGCCCTGAAGGCGACGTCCGCGACGCTTGCGTTCGACGCCACCGGTGGGGGAACGCTCGCGAGCCAGATCCTCAGCGGCATGGAGGAAGCGGCGAGTGCGGACGCAGCGGAGTACTCCCGCTACGGGTCGAGCGTGCACAAGCAGGTGTACATCTACGGCGGTCTCGACACCAGCCCGACGATCCTCACCAGGAACTACGGCATGGCCTGGGGTGTCGGTGGGTGGCTGCTGACGCCGTTCCTCGCCGGCCTCGGACCCGACGACCTCGCCAGGCTGCGGGGTCGGGTGGCCGCCGAGCTCACCACGACGTTCGCCAGCGCCTACAACCGTGAGGTGTCATTGGCCGGCATGCTCAGACCCGATGCGTTTCACGCCTATCTCAAACGGGCGACGGGGGAGAAGTTCCTGGTGACCCCGCAGGCGAACCCCTAG
- a CDS encoding ferredoxin reductase, producing MSEKHAPVTANVVATARPTVAGADRHPGWHALRKLAARITTPLLPDDYLHLANPLWSARELRGRIIQVRRETEDSATLVIKPGWGFSFDYQPGQYIGIGLLVDGRWRWRSYSLTSSPANSGTDRTVTITVKAMPEGFLSSHLVAGVEPGTIVRLAAPQGNFVLPDPAPPSILFLTAGSGITPVMSMLRTLVRRNQIGDIVHLHSAPTAADVMFGSELSALAADQPGYRLRVRETRSEGRFDLARLSQEVPDWRDRHTWACGPEGMLNQAERVWSGAGLGDRLHLERFAVAKAAPAGAGGTVTFARSGRSVVADAATSLMDAGEGAGVQMPFGCRMGICQSCVVGLVEGHVRDLRTGREQEPGSRIQTCISSASGDCVIDI from the coding sequence ATGAGCGAGAAACACGCGCCGGTCACCGCCAACGTCGTCGCGACCGCCCGTCCCACCGTCGCCGGAGCCGACCGGCATCCGGGCTGGCACGCCCTGCGCAAGCTGGCCGCGCGCATCACCACTCCGCTGTTGCCCGACGACTACCTGCACCTGGCCAATCCGCTGTGGTCGGCGCGCGAGTTGCGCGGCCGCATCATCCAGGTCCGCCGCGAAACGGAAGATTCGGCCACCCTGGTGATCAAGCCGGGCTGGGGCTTCAGCTTCGACTACCAGCCGGGCCAGTACATCGGGATCGGGCTGCTGGTGGACGGGCGCTGGCGGTGGCGGTCCTATTCGCTGACGTCCAGCCCGGCCAACTCGGGGACCGACCGCACCGTGACCATCACCGTCAAGGCCATGCCCGAAGGCTTCCTGTCCAGCCACCTGGTGGCCGGCGTCGAGCCGGGCACCATCGTGCGGCTGGCCGCACCCCAGGGCAACTTCGTTCTGCCCGACCCGGCGCCGCCGTCGATCCTGTTCCTCACCGCCGGATCCGGCATCACGCCGGTGATGTCAATGCTGCGAACGTTGGTGCGCCGCAACCAAATTGGTGACATCGTCCACCTGCACTCGGCCCCCACCGCGGCCGATGTGATGTTTGGTTCCGAGCTGAGCGCGCTGGCAGCAGATCAACCCGGCTACCGGTTGCGGGTGCGTGAGACCCGCAGCGAGGGTCGGTTCGACCTTGCCCGGTTGAGTCAGGAGGTGCCGGACTGGCGCGATCGCCACACCTGGGCCTGCGGTCCGGAGGGGATGCTCAACCAGGCCGAGCGGGTCTGGTCGGGGGCTGGCCTCGGTGACCGGCTGCACCTGGAGCGGTTTGCCGTCGCCAAGGCCGCGCCCGCCGGCGCGGGTGGGACGGTGACGTTCGCCCGAAGTGGTCGCAGCGTGGTGGCTGACGCGGCGACGTCCCTGATGGATGCGGGAGAGGGCGCCGGTGTGCAGATGCCATTCGGCTGCCGGATGGGCATCTGCCAATCGTGCGTGGTCGGCCTGGTGGAGGGCCACGTCCGTGACCTGCGGACCGGCCGGGAACAGGAGCCGGGCTCTCGCATCCAGACCTGCATCTCGTCCGCGTCGGGCGATTGCGTGATCGACATCTAG
- a CDS encoding ABC transporter substrate-binding protein, with the protein METIDLAYVGRGLHEELVAHVADQEGYFEDEGVHVAIRDGVGWPVERLRRGAVIGLGRTLVSRLTDRIGWTALSFSTDRPLFWFLGNAEVKSMADLRGRRLAVHGAAAPPGTFARIVLRKHGLDPDRDLHCITRHPGDYQMDLRRMRDGSIDAAYVGSTLSAEQVAAEEGFHVLAWVGDHFQIPTVGVVVDPDRNPPNSPAVQAVVRANQRALRFLAEQPDRAVFYVNRFLDRLTRDEAQQFYKRYVGPYFIPDRKVDLAAAQQAVDSVAAELGVASTAAAEMYQPAR; encoded by the coding sequence GTGGAAACGATCGACCTGGCCTATGTCGGGCGTGGCCTGCACGAGGAGTTGGTCGCGCACGTCGCCGACCAAGAGGGCTACTTCGAGGATGAGGGTGTCCACGTGGCGATCCGCGACGGGGTGGGCTGGCCGGTGGAACGGTTGCGCCGCGGCGCGGTGATCGGTCTGGGCCGAACGCTGGTGTCGCGGCTGACCGACAGGATCGGCTGGACGGCACTCAGTTTCAGCACCGATCGTCCCTTGTTCTGGTTTCTCGGCAATGCCGAGGTGAAGTCCATGGCGGACCTTCGCGGTCGGCGGCTGGCGGTCCATGGCGCCGCCGCTCCGCCCGGCACGTTCGCCCGGATCGTGCTGCGTAAGCACGGCCTGGATCCGGACCGCGACCTGCACTGCATCACGCGGCATCCCGGTGACTACCAGATGGATTTGCGACGGATGCGCGATGGTTCGATCGACGCCGCCTACGTGGGCAGCACGCTCTCCGCCGAGCAGGTCGCCGCCGAAGAGGGGTTCCACGTCCTGGCCTGGGTGGGCGATCACTTCCAGATCCCCACCGTCGGCGTCGTCGTGGACCCTGACCGGAATCCGCCGAATAGCCCCGCCGTGCAAGCGGTGGTGCGGGCCAACCAGCGGGCGTTGCGGTTCCTCGCCGAACAACCCGACCGGGCCGTCTTTTACGTCAACCGGTTCCTCGACCGGCTCACCCGTGATGAGGCGCAGCAGTTCTACAAACGTTACGTCGGGCCGTATTTCATTCCCGACCGCAAGGTGGACCTCGCGGCGGCCCAGCAAGCCGTTGACAGCGTCGCTGCCGAACTCGGTGTCGCCTCAACCGCGGCCGCCGAAATGTATCAGCCCGCGCGGTGA
- a CDS encoding alpha/beta fold hydrolase gives MSDPSALHYERLGAGPRLLFCNGSGTTLDSSRPMLDMLSARFELLAFDYRGMGRSAPVTEPYAMADVAADLVALLDEVGWERTALAGLSFGGMVAQELAVTCPDRIDRLALMATSPGGAFASYPLEKLADLPPLERGLRSLTLADRRWTAEWFATHPDDAALVGTLAADLPAEETEDQARGRILQLQARAGHDVVDRLHRVTCPTFVGSGRYDDIAPVANGQAIADRIPGATLHVYDSGHLFLLQDPAAWPEIEAFLAGQ, from the coding sequence TTGTCTGACCCCAGCGCGCTCCACTATGAGCGTCTCGGCGCGGGCCCGCGGCTGTTGTTCTGCAACGGATCTGGCACCACGCTGGACTCCAGCCGCCCGATGCTGGACATGCTCTCGGCGCGGTTCGAGCTGCTCGCCTTCGACTACCGCGGCATGGGACGCAGCGCGCCGGTCACCGAGCCGTACGCGATGGCCGACGTGGCCGCGGACCTAGTCGCGCTGCTCGACGAGGTCGGATGGGAACGAACGGCGTTGGCGGGCTTGAGCTTTGGCGGCATGGTCGCGCAGGAGCTCGCGGTGACCTGCCCGGACCGGATCGACCGGTTGGCGCTGATGGCCACCTCACCCGGCGGCGCGTTCGCGTCCTATCCCCTCGAGAAACTGGCGGATCTGCCGCCCCTCGAGCGTGGACTGAGGTCGCTGACCCTGGCCGACCGGCGCTGGACGGCGGAGTGGTTCGCCACGCACCCCGACGATGCCGCGTTGGTCGGCACCCTCGCGGCGGACCTGCCCGCCGAGGAGACCGAGGATCAGGCCCGGGGCCGCATCCTTCAGCTGCAAGCGCGTGCCGGTCACGATGTCGTTGACCGCCTGCACCGGGTGACCTGCCCGACCTTCGTGGGCAGCGGCCGCTACGACGACATCGCGCCGGTGGCCAACGGCCAGGCCATCGCCGACCGGATCCCGGGCGCCACGCTGCACGTCTACGACAGCGGGCACCTGTTCCTGCTGCAGGATCCGGCCGCCTGGCCGGAAATCGAAGCGTTCTTGGCGGGCCAGTAG
- a CDS encoding BKACE family enzyme, producing MNPVIIECAINGVTSKATNPHVPVEPAEIVADALGCIEAGAAIIHNHIDRYGLTVEQAAERYLEAWRPVLAARPDALLYPTVHFEQGSAISYEHLVPLAAAGLRVGLTDPGSVNLGGTDADGVPAGPLVYANSFDSIRRAFDICREAKLGPSLAIYEPGFLRATLAWWRAGLLPQGAMIKLYFATERGYLGAPFGLPPTERALDAYLELLDGCDIPWAASIVGGDLCAHPVAKLALERGGHLHVGLEFYGGDRTPTNRELVTEAADLCRQVGRSVATPEQAAEILGLPGRTVRLATS from the coding sequence GTGAACCCCGTCATCATTGAGTGCGCCATCAACGGCGTGACGTCGAAGGCGACCAATCCGCACGTGCCCGTCGAGCCGGCGGAGATCGTCGCCGATGCCCTCGGCTGCATCGAGGCCGGCGCGGCCATCATCCACAATCACATCGACCGCTACGGCCTGACCGTGGAACAGGCCGCGGAGCGCTATCTGGAGGCGTGGCGCCCGGTGCTCGCTGCCCGACCGGACGCCCTGCTGTATCCGACGGTCCACTTCGAGCAGGGATCGGCGATCTCCTACGAACACCTCGTGCCGCTGGCCGCGGCCGGTCTGCGCGTCGGGCTCACCGACCCCGGGTCGGTCAACCTCGGCGGCACCGACGCCGACGGCGTACCCGCGGGTCCGTTGGTCTACGCCAACTCCTTCGATTCGATCCGCCGGGCCTTCGACATCTGCCGCGAGGCGAAACTCGGCCCCAGCCTGGCCATCTACGAACCCGGGTTTCTGCGGGCCACTCTCGCGTGGTGGCGCGCGGGCCTGCTGCCGCAGGGGGCGATGATCAAGCTGTACTTCGCGACCGAACGCGGTTACCTGGGAGCGCCTTTCGGTTTGCCCCCGACGGAGCGAGCCCTTGACGCGTACTTGGAATTGCTTGACGGATGCGACATTCCGTGGGCTGCATCGATCGTCGGCGGCGACCTCTGCGCACATCCCGTCGCCAAATTGGCCCTCGAACGCGGCGGGCACCTCCACGTGGGGCTCGAGTTTTACGGCGGGGACCGCACCCCGACCAATCGCGAGCTCGTGACCGAAGCGGCGGATCTTTGCCGCCAAGTCGGTCGCTCCGTGGCGACGCCCGAGCAGGCCGCAGAAATCCTTGGTTTACCTGGGCGTACCGTGCGTCTTGCGACGAGCTAG